CGTCGCGGTACTGCTTCGCGATGACGCGCGACGTCTGCGCGATGTGGCCGAGGTCGTGCACGGTCCAGGCGGACAGGAGCTGACCGAGAGTGACTGTGCCGAGCGCTGGGTGCTCGCCCTCCAGCGACAGCTCGCGATCGGTGAGCTGCCATGACCGGAGCGTCGTCAGGTTGTCGCTGCGCAGCCCGGCGAACTCGTCGAGCAGGTCCGCGACGGTCTTCCCTGCACTCTCGTGGTAGTGCGCGAAGCGGTCGAATGGTTCGAAGCGGCGCGACTCGCCCTGTGCGAGGATGATGCGTGCGCGCGCGATCCAGTCCGTGCGCTCGCCGTGCACCAGGTGGGCGAGGTTGTCGATTGCGCTGAAGGTGTCGGGACCCTCGTTCGTCGTCGTCCAGTCATCGGACAGACCGGCGAGCAGCGCGCGCAGCGTCGCAGGTGTGCGCTCGAGGATCTCGAGCGTCCGGGTCAGATGGAATTCCATGCACGCAGAATACAACGGGTGGTGAGCACGCGACAAACCGGTAGTCCGCCGACCCCGGTGCGCCCTCGGCTTGTGCGGGTATGAACGGTGGCGTATAACAGACTGACCATGACTGATCCAGCGCGCACACCGGCAACGTCGTCGAAGGTTCCCGAGCGCCGGCTCAACACCGAGCAGGTGGAGGCCGTCGTGCGGCGCGCGATCGAGCTGCAGACGCACGAGGCGGACACGACCGGCGACCCGGGCATCAGCGACGCGGAACTCGTACGGATCGGCGGTGAGCTCGGCATCGCGCCCGGGCACATGCGCCGCGCGCTGGCAGAGGTGACCGCGGAGGCGACGCCCGCTGAGGGAGGCGGCGGTCTGCTGGGCCCCGCGCGGGTCAGCGCATCGCGCACGGTACCGGGCACGGCCGAGTCAGTTCGCCGGCACGTCGAGAAGTACCTCGTCGACACACAGTACCTCGCCGTGCTGCGGCGTCTGCCGGACCGCACGATCTATGAGAAGAGCGGCGGCTTCCAGGTGGAGATGGCCCGCGTGATGGATGCGACGCGCGTCGTCGTATCGGGTCGCAGACCGACGCGCATTGGCGCGGGGTTCGATCTGCGTTCCGCGCGCAGCACGGAGGTGTCCGTGACGCCGCTCGAGCAGGGGTTCGCGTACGTGACGCTCACACTGGATCTCGCCAACCAGCGCACGGCGTACTGGGCAGGCATTGGTTCCAGCGGGGGGGCGGGTGCGATTGCGGCGGGGGTCATTGCCGGCCTCATGGTAGCGCCGCCTGCGGCACTGGTCGCGCTCCCGATCATGGCCGGCTCGATCTGGGGCTCCCACGCCGCGTACGGCGCCGTAGCGAAGCGGGCACGTCTTCATCTCGAGGCCCTGCTCGATCACCTCGAGCGCGGCGAGTCGCTTCTCGGTT
The genomic region above belongs to Longimicrobiales bacterium and contains:
- a CDS encoding DinB family protein, with the protein product MEFHLTRTLEILERTPATLRALLAGLSDDWTTTNEGPDTFSAIDNLAHLVHGERTDWIARARIILAQGESRRFEPFDRFAHYHESAGKTVADLLDEFAGLRSDNLTTLRSWQLTDRELSLEGEHPALGTVTLGQLLSAWTVHDLGHIAQTSRVIAKQYRDAVGPWREYLPVLDRR